One Roseburia rectibacter DNA window includes the following coding sequences:
- the rfbD gene encoding dTDP-4-dehydrorhamnose reductase: MKKILVTGCNGQLGRAIRQEYKDEDVSFINTDVAEGEGIVALDITDVNAVLRLVRTEKPDVIINCAAHTNVDACEQQWDAAYRINAIGPRNLSIAAREAGAKMIHVSTDYVFEGNGTRPYTEFDEIHPVSAYGKTKAEGEKFVREFADRYFIFRTAWLYGDGKNFVKTMLRLAESHDEVSVVCDQQGSPTSAVELARAIHHFEPTENYGTFHATCEGDTNWAAFAEAIFKRAGKTTKVNHVTSEQYAKMNPASANRPAYSILENYMMELTDGYKMADWQAALDEYMKTLE; encoded by the coding sequence ATGAAAAAGATATTAGTGACAGGATGTAACGGACAGTTAGGACGTGCAATCCGACAGGAGTATAAAGATGAAGATGTTTCCTTTATCAATACAGATGTTGCTGAAGGTGAAGGTATCGTAGCACTTGACATTACAGATGTGAATGCAGTCCTTCGGCTGGTTCGTACAGAAAAACCGGATGTTATTATAAACTGTGCAGCACATACCAATGTGGATGCCTGTGAACAGCAGTGGGATGCTGCATACCGGATCAATGCGATCGGACCGAGAAATTTAAGTATTGCAGCAAGAGAAGCCGGAGCAAAAATGATTCACGTTTCCACAGATTATGTATTTGAAGGAAATGGAACAAGACCGTATACGGAGTTTGATGAGATCCATCCGGTCAGTGCTTATGGAAAGACAAAAGCAGAGGGAGAAAAATTTGTCCGTGAATTTGCAGACAGATATTTCATTTTCCGTACAGCGTGGCTCTATGGAGATGGGAAAAATTTTGTCAAGACAATGCTTCGTCTTGCGGAGTCACACGATGAAGTCAGCGTAGTATGCGATCAGCAGGGTTCTCCGACAAGTGCGGTGGAACTTGCAAGAGCAATACATCATTTTGAACCGACAGAAAATTACGGTACATTTCATGCAACCTGCGAGGGCGATACGAACTGGGCGGCTTTTGCGGAAGCAATCTTTAAACGTGCAGGGAAAACAACAAAAGTTAACCATGTCACAAGTGAACAGTATGCTAAAATGAATCCGGCTTCTGCGAACAGACCTGCATACTCGATCCTTGAGAACTATATGATGGAACTGACAGATGGCTACAAAATGGCTGACTGGCAGGCTGCACTTGATGAATATATGAAAACACTGGAA
- a CDS encoding HPr family phosphocarrier protein, with amino-acid sequence MVSQKVTIKNPTGLHLRPAGILCKEAMQFKSHVTFRYRENTANAKSVLSVLGACIKSGDEIELVCEGEDEKEALTAIVTAIENGLGE; translated from the coding sequence ATGGTAAGTCAGAAAGTAACGATCAAGAATCCAACGGGGCTTCATTTGAGACCGGCTGGAATTTTATGCAAGGAGGCTATGCAGTTTAAATCTCATGTGACATTTCGGTACAGAGAGAATACAGCAAATGCAAAGAGTGTATTGAGCGTGCTTGGTGCATGTATCAAGTCCGGGGATGAGATAGAACTTGTCTGCGAAGGTGAAGACGAAAAGGAAGCGCTTACTGCAATTGTGACAGCGATTGAAAATGGGCTGGGTGAGTAG
- the glmM gene encoding phosphoglucosamine mutase: MARMFGTDGVRGVAGSELTIELATKLGQAGAYVLTKEQEHQATIIVGCDTRISGGMLASALMAGICSVGANAIFVGVMPTPAIAYLTRKHKVDAGVVISASHNPMEFNGIKFFNGEGYKLSDELEDEIEALIRNNMKDVNLPIGSGVGKIDYRFDLRDEYVEFMKKCVPVDLTGMKIVVDCAEGAAHYTSVKALKDLGADLVAIHTEPDGTNINANCGSTHMDELKARVVYENAAVGIAFDGDADRMLAVDEKGELVDGDQIMAICGNYMKQKGTLKKNTIVVTVMTNLGFSLMGEREGIHVEKTKVGDRYVLENMREHGYNIGGEQSGHVIFLDDNTTGDGLLSALHLLEVMVKTKKPLSELASVMEVLPQALVNAKVPNHKKDNFMDYQEIADAVAKLEQKFNGEGRVLIRPSGTEPLVRVMIEGKDQHVIDEEAKKLADLITKIML, encoded by the coding sequence ATGGCAAGAATGTTTGGTACAGATGGTGTGCGTGGAGTAGCAGGATCAGAACTTACGATCGAGCTTGCAACAAAACTTGGACAGGCGGGAGCTTATGTGCTTACGAAAGAGCAGGAACATCAGGCAACTATTATTGTTGGCTGTGATACGAGAATTTCAGGAGGAATGCTTGCGAGTGCACTGATGGCAGGAATCTGTTCCGTTGGAGCGAATGCTATTTTTGTTGGGGTAATGCCGACACCTGCAATTGCATATCTGACAAGAAAACATAAAGTGGATGCCGGAGTTGTTATCTCTGCGTCTCATAACCCGATGGAATTTAATGGAATCAAGTTTTTTAACGGTGAGGGATATAAACTTTCTGATGAGCTTGAAGATGAGATTGAAGCACTGATCCGCAATAATATGAAAGATGTTAATCTGCCGATCGGTTCCGGAGTGGGTAAGATTGATTACCGTTTTGACTTGCGGGATGAATATGTAGAGTTCATGAAAAAATGTGTTCCTGTTGATCTGACAGGCATGAAGATCGTGGTTGACTGCGCAGAGGGAGCTGCTCATTATACATCCGTGAAAGCATTGAAAGATCTTGGAGCTGATCTGGTGGCGATCCATACAGAACCGGATGGAACCAATATCAATGCAAACTGTGGTTCGACGCATATGGACGAATTAAAAGCCAGAGTAGTTTATGAAAATGCCGCCGTTGGTATTGCATTCGATGGGGATGCAGACCGTATGCTTGCTGTGGACGAAAAGGGCGAACTGGTCGATGGAGATCAGATCATGGCGATCTGCGGTAATTATATGAAACAGAAAGGCACCTTAAAAAAGAATACGATCGTTGTCACTGTAATGACAAATCTTGGTTTTTCATTGATGGGAGAGCGTGAAGGCATTCATGTGGAAAAGACAAAGGTTGGAGACAGATACGTCCTTGAAAATATGAGAGAACATGGATATAATATCGGAGGCGAACAGTCAGGACACGTTATCTTCCTCGATGATAATACAACGGGAGACGGACTGCTTTCCGCACTTCATCTGCTTGAAGTTATGGTAAAAACGAAAAAGCCATTATCAGAACTTGCATCTGTCATGGAAGTATTGCCGCAGGCACTTGTAAATGCAAAGGTGCCAAACCATAAAAAAGATAATTTCATGGATTATCAGGAGATCGCGGATGCCGTTGCAAAATTAGAGCAGAAATTTAATGGAGAAGGAAGAGTGCTGATCCGTCCATCCGGTACAGAACCGCTTGTCCGTGTAATGATCGAGGGAAAAGATCAGCACGTGATCGATGAGGAAGCAAAAAAATTAGCAGACCTGATCACAAAGATCATGCTTTAA
- a CDS encoding CdaR family protein: MLKNLVKKLTNNLGLKVLALLFAIALWIVVVNIDDPVKPAQYTISVTQDNMDYLTSNGKYSETLGGKNTVTFTASAKRSILEKLSNTDFTAVADMEKIEYVEGDGICRVPITITCSKYNSNTVTISSKQQYLDVTVEDLGNVQKKITANTEGTVMNGCALGDVSIVTSNLLKISGPSSVTSQISTVVATINVDGMSSDVTDTVVPVLYDADGNEIDASKLKMNINTVTITAQILNTKDVDLSFQTKGNVASGYTLKGITYSPKKVRIKGETDVLNKVTKITIPDEVLDMSGATEDVETTVDITSYLPDGTSLVLAADAKVEVKVKVEPITTKTFEVDASAFTLENIPDEAKAKITEETIEVEITGAESDIKKLSADDITGTVNLQGYGNGEHKVAADIDVDNELYQVKTVRIPVDITVENTENETKATESSKKNASKTE; the protein is encoded by the coding sequence ATGTTAAAGAATCTCGTAAAAAAACTGACGAATAATCTTGGCCTCAAAGTACTGGCTTTATTATTTGCGATCGCTTTGTGGATTGTGGTGGTCAATATTGATGATCCGGTCAAACCCGCACAGTATACGATCAGTGTGACGCAGGATAATATGGATTATCTTACTTCAAATGGAAAGTATTCCGAGACACTTGGTGGAAAAAATACTGTTACGTTTACGGCATCTGCAAAACGAAGTATTCTGGAAAAGCTATCCAACACGGATTTTACCGCTGTTGCAGATATGGAAAAGATTGAATATGTGGAAGGGGACGGCATTTGCCGTGTTCCGATTACAATTACGTGCAGTAAATATAACAGTAATACGGTTACCATTTCATCCAAACAGCAGTATCTGGATGTAACAGTGGAAGACCTTGGAAATGTACAGAAAAAGATTACTGCAAACACGGAGGGTACGGTCATGAACGGCTGTGCACTCGGAGATGTTTCAATCGTAACATCGAATCTTTTGAAAATATCAGGACCTTCTTCTGTTACAAGCCAGATCAGTACGGTGGTTGCAACGATCAATGTTGATGGAATGTCATCGGATGTGACGGATACGGTGGTACCGGTTTTATATGATGCGGATGGCAATGAGATTGATGCCTCAAAGTTAAAAATGAATATCAATACCGTTACGATCACGGCACAGATATTAAATACAAAAGATGTAGATCTTTCGTTCCAGACAAAAGGAAATGTGGCATCCGGGTATACGTTAAAAGGAATTACCTACAGCCCGAAAAAAGTCCGGATCAAAGGAGAGACAGATGTACTTAACAAGGTGACTAAGATCACGATACCGGATGAGGTATTAGATATGAGCGGTGCGACGGAAGACGTTGAGACAACTGTGGATATTACATCTTATCTTCCGGATGGAACTTCACTTGTACTTGCAGCAGATGCAAAAGTGGAAGTGAAGGTAAAAGTAGAACCGATCACAACAAAGACGTTTGAGGTGGATGCATCGGCATTTACTCTTGAAAACATTCCGGATGAGGCAAAGGCAAAGATTACAGAAGAAACGATCGAGGTTGAGATCACCGGAGCTGAAAGTGATATTAAAAAGTTGTCAGCAGATGATATTACAGGTACTGTCAATCTGCAGGGATATGGAAATGGTGAACATAAGGTTGCTGCAGATATAGATGTTGATAATGAACTTTATCAGGTGAAAACCGTACGGATACCGGTTGATATTACTGTCGAAAATACGGAAAATGAAACAAAAGCAACAGAAAGCAGCAAAAAGAATGCTTCTAAAACAGAATAA
- the cdaA gene encoding diadenylate cyclase CdaA, with protein MQNAMATMGAFWEKASIYLNLPKITMTDIVEILIITFLFYYMLVWIKNTRAWVLLKGIMVILLFVLVAAVFQMNTIIWIAKNTLSVAITAIVIIFQPEIRKALENLGQKNFLTSFFAFDFSKGEIAKFTDKTINELVKACYEMGKVKTGALIVIEDEIVLSEYERTGIAVDGILTSQLLINIFEKNTPLHDGAVIVRGDRVVSATCYLPLTDSLSISKDLGTRHRAAVGISEVSDSLTIVVSEETGKVSIAMGGELYRNVDAEFLKNKLAYIQRREKKVSKIESWRRRLKDVKESRKKTDE; from the coding sequence GTGCAGAATGCGATGGCGACCATGGGCGCATTTTGGGAAAAAGCGTCTATTTATTTAAATTTACCAAAGATTACAATGACAGATATTGTGGAAATTCTTATCATAACATTTCTGTTTTATTATATGCTTGTGTGGATCAAAAATACAAGAGCATGGGTACTGTTAAAAGGTATTATGGTAATACTGCTGTTTGTTCTGGTTGCGGCTGTATTTCAGATGAATACGATCATCTGGATCGCAAAGAACACATTAAGCGTCGCTATTACTGCCATAGTTATTATTTTTCAGCCGGAGATCAGAAAGGCACTGGAAAATCTTGGACAGAAGAACTTCCTTACTTCTTTTTTCGCGTTTGATTTTTCAAAAGGGGAAATTGCAAAATTTACAGATAAAACGATCAATGAACTGGTAAAGGCATGCTATGAGATGGGAAAGGTCAAAACAGGTGCACTGATCGTTATTGAAGATGAAATTGTCCTGTCAGAGTATGAAAGAACAGGAATTGCGGTGGATGGAATACTGACAAGTCAGCTTCTCATCAATATTTTTGAAAAAAATACGCCGCTTCATGACGGTGCAGTGATCGTGCGGGGAGACAGAGTGGTTTCTGCAACCTGTTATCTGCCGCTTACAGATTCCTTAAGTATCAGCAAGGATCTTGGAACAAGGCATCGTGCAGCAGTCGGAATCAGTGAAGTAAGTGATTCACTTACGATCGTTGTTTCAGAGGAAACAGGAAAAGTTTCCATTGCCATGGGTGGTGAATTGTACCGCAATGTGGATGCAGAGTTCTTAAAAAATAAACTTGCATACATACAGCGGCGTGAAAAGAAAGTAAGCAAAATTGAATCATGGAGAAGGAGGCTTAAGGATGTTAAAGAATCTCGTAAAAAAACTGACGAATAA
- a CDS encoding flagellar protein encodes MEVKNCKGCGRLFNYMGGAPLCDACRKKLEEKFQKVKQYLDDHPDASVNQVSEDNDVSVKQIKQWIREERLSLSEASLDGITCEHCGRPIRTGRFCEKCKAAMADSFANSIEKPKPIEPPKKERDGNRMRFL; translated from the coding sequence ATGGAAGTAAAAAATTGCAAAGGTTGTGGACGTTTATTTAACTATATGGGGGGCGCACCGTTATGCGATGCCTGCAGAAAGAAACTGGAAGAAAAGTTTCAGAAAGTAAAACAGTATCTTGATGATCATCCGGATGCTTCTGTGAATCAGGTTTCCGAGGATAATGATGTGTCGGTGAAACAGATCAAGCAATGGATCAGGGAAGAGAGACTTTCACTGTCAGAAGCATCACTTGATGGGATTACCTGTGAACATTGCGGCAGACCGATTCGGACAGGACGTTTTTGTGAAAAGTGTAAAGCTGCAATGGCAGATTCATTCGCAAACTCGATCGAAAAACCAAAGCCTATAGAACCACCGAAAAAAGAGCGCGACGGAAACAGAATGCGTTTCTTATAA
- a CDS encoding ComF family protein — protein MKTGKNGISSYGRKIIFQILEILYPRRCAICDEIDAAGNGICSSCKNKVHVAGEPACKKCGKPLVDEREEFCPDCGKKKHVYTQGKAVFVYEGGIRNSMYRFKYGNKREYAEFYADAAIEKYGTWLKRTEAEVLIPVPMFPRKKRLRGYNQAEVFAQALGRKTGIPVERHLIKRVRNTTPQKELNDLQRRSNLKNAFQLTSDIVKYKKVVLVDDIYTTGSTMDEISKTLKESGVKKIYYICISIGEGY, from the coding sequence ATGAAAACCGGAAAAAATGGAATTTCCTCATATGGAAGAAAAATAATATTTCAGATACTTGAAATCCTTTACCCCCGAAGGTGTGCAATCTGTGATGAAATCGATGCGGCAGGAAATGGAATCTGTTCGTCATGTAAAAACAAAGTACATGTGGCAGGAGAACCTGCATGCAAAAAATGCGGAAAACCACTTGTGGATGAGCGGGAAGAGTTTTGTCCGGATTGTGGGAAAAAGAAGCATGTGTATACACAGGGAAAGGCAGTGTTTGTTTATGAGGGTGGTATAAGAAATTCAATGTACCGCTTTAAATATGGAAATAAAAGAGAATATGCAGAGTTTTATGCGGATGCTGCAATAGAAAAGTATGGGACATGGCTGAAGCGGACAGAGGCAGAGGTGTTGATTCCGGTTCCTATGTTTCCACGGAAAAAACGACTGCGTGGATACAATCAGGCCGAAGTATTTGCGCAGGCACTTGGGAGAAAGACGGGGATTCCTGTTGAGAGGCATCTGATAAAAAGAGTGAGAAATACAACACCCCAGAAAGAGTTAAATGATTTACAGAGACGCAGTAATTTAAAAAATGCTTTCCAATTGACATCAGATATAGTAAAATATAAGAAAGTCGTACTTGTGGATGATATATATACAACAGGAAGTACGATGGACGAAATATCAAAAACCCTGAAAGAGTCAGGTGTGAAAAAAATATATTATATCTGTATTAGTATCGGAGAAGGGTATTGA
- a CDS encoding ABC transporter substrate-binding protein, which produces MKNYRKILSVVMTAAMAASLAACGNSTTNTGSTTNASSSDAAQTSDAAATESAAGTSSDGKKYTIGICQQLEHPALDQATQGFEDALTELLGADNVTFDLQNAQGEQANCATINNGFVSNNYDLIMANATTALQCAASATSTIPVIGTSVTDYATALDIDNWTGSTGTNVSGTADLAPIDQQEDMLVELFPDAKNVGILYCSAEPNSAYQAAEFEKALDEDNISYKEYTVSDSNDIASVVQSAVSDCDVLYIPTDNTMAGNTESINNIALPAGVPIIAGEEGICSGCGVATLSISYYDIGYAAGKMAYDVLVNGADISTMDVQYAENVTKEYNADICSQLGITVPDDYTAIAAE; this is translated from the coding sequence ATGAAAAACTACAGGAAAATTTTATCTGTCGTAATGACAGCAGCCATGGCTGCTTCACTTGCAGCATGCGGAAACAGCACAACAAACACAGGCAGTACAACAAATGCATCATCTTCCGATGCAGCACAGACATCTGATGCAGCAGCCACCGAAAGCGCTGCTGGCACCTCTTCCGATGGTAAAAAATACACGATCGGTATCTGCCAGCAGTTAGAGCACCCGGCTCTCGATCAGGCAACACAGGGATTCGAAGACGCTCTGACCGAATTACTCGGCGCTGACAATGTTACCTTTGATCTGCAGAATGCACAGGGCGAGCAGGCAAACTGCGCAACCATCAATAACGGGTTCGTATCTAACAACTATGATCTGATCATGGCAAATGCAACAACTGCACTGCAGTGTGCAGCATCAGCGACCAGCACGATCCCTGTTATCGGAACTTCTGTCACAGACTATGCAACTGCACTTGATATTGACAACTGGACAGGTTCCACTGGAACAAACGTATCCGGAACAGCAGATCTTGCCCCGATCGACCAGCAGGAAGACATGCTTGTCGAATTATTCCCGGATGCCAAAAATGTCGGTATTCTTTACTGCTCCGCAGAACCGAACTCCGCTTATCAGGCAGCAGAGTTTGAAAAAGCCCTCGATGAGGACAATATTTCCTATAAAGAATACACTGTATCGGATTCCAACGACATTGCTTCTGTCGTACAGAGTGCCGTCAGCGACTGTGATGTTCTCTATATTCCGACTGACAATACCATGGCAGGCAATACTGAATCCATCAACAATATCGCCCTTCCGGCAGGTGTTCCGATCATTGCCGGTGAGGAAGGTATCTGCTCCGGCTGTGGTGTAGCCACCCTTTCCATCAGCTACTATGACATCGGATATGCTGCAGGTAAAATGGCATACGATGTTTTAGTAAACGGCGCTGATATCTCTACCATGGATGTACAGTATGCAGAAAATGTTACAAAAGAGTACAATGCAGATATCTGTTCACAGCTTGGCATCACTGTTCCGGATGACTATACAGCCATCGCTGCTGAATAA
- a CDS encoding ABC transporter permease — MTILMSLDPMALFRSMPGAFAQGLVWGLMALGVYITYRLLDFADLTVDGSLATGGAVAVMLIRSGMHPWAALIFAFLAGMAAGFITGILHTALGIPGILASILTQISLYSINLNIMGSSNQAVSVDKYPLVVSLRYISDSSSTKIRLFITCVLFCVAVVALLYWYFGTEQGHAIRATGCNRQMARAQGINTDFHTVVALMISNGLVGLCGGLYAQYQGAADVNMGRGAIVIGLAAVIIGEVLFGKLCAGKHLAFAYTMFSVIGGAIIYYIVMNIVLWLKLPSDDLKLFSAIVVAIFLAFPYLKSKYGRKGVSVNG; from the coding sequence ATGACAATACTTATGTCTTTAGACCCGATGGCTCTCTTCCGCTCCATGCCCGGCGCATTCGCGCAGGGGCTGGTCTGGGGGCTGATGGCACTGGGTGTATATATTACATACAGACTTTTGGATTTTGCTGACCTTACCGTAGACGGTTCTCTTGCCACCGGCGGTGCCGTTGCCGTAATGCTGATCCGCTCCGGCATGCACCCATGGGCAGCACTTATTTTTGCATTTTTAGCAGGCATGGCAGCCGGATTTATTACCGGAATCCTGCACACTGCACTCGGAATTCCCGGAATCCTTGCCAGTATTCTGACACAGATCTCCCTCTATTCCATTAACTTAAATATTATGGGAAGTTCCAATCAGGCTGTCAGTGTTGACAAGTATCCATTAGTGGTTTCCCTGCGGTATATTTCGGATTCTTCTTCCACAAAAATCCGTTTATTTATCACCTGTGTCCTGTTCTGTGTTGCAGTCGTAGCACTTTTATACTGGTATTTCGGGACAGAACAGGGACATGCGATCCGTGCAACCGGATGTAACCGCCAGATGGCGCGTGCACAGGGTATCAATACCGATTTCCATACTGTCGTTGCGCTGATGATCTCAAATGGTCTCGTCGGTCTGTGCGGTGGTCTTTACGCACAATATCAGGGAGCTGCAGACGTCAACATGGGACGTGGTGCCATTGTAATCGGACTTGCCGCTGTCATCATCGGTGAGGTCCTCTTTGGAAAATTATGTGCTGGAAAGCATCTAGCATTTGCGTATACCATGTTTTCTGTAATCGGTGGAGCGATCATCTACTATATTGTAATGAATATCGTATTGTGGCTGAAACTTCCGTCTGATGACTTAAAACTGTTTTCCGCCATCGTCGTGGCGATTTTCCTTGCATTCCCGTATCTCAAGTCCAAATACGGCAGGAAAGGGGTGTCTGTCAATGGCTGA
- a CDS encoding ABC transporter ATP-binding protein, whose translation MLKLDNIHKTFNPGTINEKVALNGVNLTLEEGDFVTVIGGNGAGKSTTLNAVAGVWPIDSGKIYIGGDDVTKLSEHKRAKYLGRVFQDPMTGTATTMSIEENMAIAARRGEKRGLSWGITHQERDTYRELLKTLDLGLEDRLTSKVGLLSGGQRQAITLLMASIKKPKLLLLDEHTAALDPKTAAKVLEISDKIISENHLTAMMVTHNMKDAIVHGNRLIMMHEGKVILNISGEEKKKLTVEDLLHQFEKVSGEEFANDKALLS comes from the coding sequence ATGTTAAAACTTGATAATATCCATAAAACTTTTAATCCAGGAACCATCAATGAAAAAGTTGCACTAAACGGTGTCAACCTGACCTTAGAGGAAGGTGATTTCGTCACTGTCATCGGAGGAAATGGTGCCGGTAAATCAACTACGTTAAACGCAGTTGCCGGTGTATGGCCGATCGATTCCGGTAAAATATATATCGGAGGCGATGACGTTACTAAGTTATCCGAACACAAACGTGCCAAATATCTCGGACGTGTATTTCAGGACCCAATGACCGGAACCGCAACCACTATGTCAATTGAAGAAAACATGGCAATTGCAGCAAGACGTGGAGAAAAACGCGGGCTCTCCTGGGGTATCACCCATCAGGAACGTGACACTTACCGGGAGCTGCTCAAAACCTTAGATCTCGGACTTGAAGACCGTCTCACCAGCAAAGTCGGTCTGCTTTCCGGTGGACAACGCCAGGCGATCACACTTTTAATGGCTTCGATCAAAAAGCCAAAACTTTTACTGTTAGATGAACACACTGCTGCACTTGACCCAAAAACTGCCGCAAAAGTGCTTGAGATTTCCGATAAGATTATCTCAGAAAATCATCTGACCGCCATGATGGTCACACACAATATGAAGGATGCCATCGTACATGGCAATCGTCTGATCATGATGCATGAGGGAAAAGTGATTTTAAATATCTCCGGGGAAGAAAAAAAGAAACTGACTGTCGAGGATCTTCTCCATCAGTTTGAGAAAGTCAGCGGCGAAGAATTTGCCAATGATAAAGCGTTGCTTTCATAG